A DNA window from Polyodon spathula isolate WHYD16114869_AA chromosome 36, ASM1765450v1, whole genome shotgun sequence contains the following coding sequences:
- the LOC121303950 gene encoding amyloid-like protein 2 — translation MGAQCCVPESSSRPGSEGEVLSPRLSLLAPLFVEEPVSGVGVGSGTAGLDGLIGAEERVINSKNRMSDNVVIDETLDVKEVIFNAESLSGVDEDLVSYRPLGEFSFSSSTLIGLLVIAVAIATVIVISLVMLRKRQYGTISHGIVEVDPMLTPEERHLSKMQNHGYENPTYKYLEQMQI, via the exons ATGGGTGCTCAGTGCTGCGTCCCTGAGAGCAGCAGCAGGCCTGGGAGCGAGGGTG AGGTGCTGAGCCCCAGGCTCTCCTTGCTGGCTCCCTTGTTTGTTGAGGAACCTGTCTCTGGTGTTGGTGTAGGTTCTGGGACTGCTGGTCTGGACGGGCTGATCGGAGCGGAGGAGAGGGTGATCAACAGCAAGAACAGGATGAGTGACAATGTG GTTATTGATGAGACGCTGGATGTTAAAGAGGTCATTTTCAATGCAGAGAGTCTCAGCGGTGTGGATGAGGACTTG GTCTCCTACAGGCCCCTGGGAGAATTTAGCTTCAGCAGCAGTACCCTGATTGGCCTGCTGGTGATCGCCGTGGCGATCGCTACGGTGATTGTGATCAGCCTGGTGATGCTGAGGAAGAGGCAGTATGGGACTATCAGCCACGGGATTGTCGAG GTGGACCCCATGCTGACTCCTGAAGAACGCCACCTCAGTAAAATGCAGAACCACGGGTACGAGAACCCTACTTACAAATACCTGGAGCAGATGCAGATCTGA
- the LOC121303951 gene encoding nuclear factor related to kappa-B-binding protein-like yields MNKMDYLDSGMRYNPKSGDDSWDTGVQFLPASNSKKLEKKGPKKVLAIVAVLVFITVISVMTGLLVWHFHFRKEMKVFKMYAGTMLITSETFQDAYEDSASPEFSALAAKVQDQLKTLYSNTPQLARYYVRSTVNAFSEGSVIAYYISEFDVPANQEAAVDSALAEIGKKMVRSQRKLQPQQLRVDEVVTLPMDPRMARNYKCSYNLHAKPGVIGSLSSPGFPNSPYPADTHCLWRLRADPGYVLKLNFITFSLEDDCSKDFARVYDSLGPLETRVLAEKCGTFSPSQPLVLVSSGNVMLLALVTDDNKNFPGFKAEYSQIPKDSSACGGQLTGSSGTFNSPNYPAFYSPRMNCTWKIQVSGLQKSSSKEGGPKTPGGGAGELAEPGSLQSSVLSQPATPKSPTPPCASTPSKTTASIGAEPSKTSQSVLLVSPSSMPQLSSVLCTSQPSPLPPHQQLPHQAGMQPAARVMAHSVTSTLPQVRVVTAQAGLATSAGSQQASLVHQGHQQIRVPVTVAHSKGITQTMVTLPLRTQSAGSPVQVQASRTQTSITVTGLASAVTVTKSSLSSPGSPAHTSTPSTVLQSIAGQNIIKQVRITGQLGMKSQAGAGIPLTATNLRIQGKDVLRLPPSSITTDSTGQTVLRITPDMMATLTKSPVTTVKLTPDMLSASSGGRPLSATLHVTSSSSAADTVSAIKAACSSAGGGATSLVKSEAASIRLMPALAVTMADQKGKTVTASTDSKPATTIRIMPGLGVIPQKPGQTITVATAGGKQVPASSSGAPVSGAATVTIATGHKGGTSTPFSLGAGTATMRQVPVSATVVSTTQQGKLPARITVPLSVLSQPLKGKSMVTAPLLKGNIGTNISSLGRNIILTTMPAGTKLIAGNKPVSFVTAQQLQQLQQQGQATQVRIQTVQTQHLQQRTASGSPKPVSTVVVTTAPSPKRTPDPQ; encoded by the exons ATGAACAAAATGGATTATTTAGATTCTGGAATGAGATACAACCCTAAATCGGGG GATGACAGCTGGGACACGGGGGTGCAGTTCCTGCCTGCCTCGAACAGCAAGAAGCTGGAGAAGAAGGGACCCAAGAAGGTGCTGGCCATCGTTGCCGTCCTGGTGTTCATCACTGTCATTTCCGTGATGACCGGATTGCTGGTCTGGCATTTCCACT tTCGCAAAGAGATGAAGGTGTTTAAGATGTATGCTGGCACCATGCTCATCACCAGCGAAACCTTCCAGGATGCTTATGAGGATTCTGCCAGCCCGGAGTTCAGTGCTCTGGCTGCCAAGGTGCAAGACCAG CTTAAAACATTGTACTCGAACACACCCCAGCTTGCCAGATACTACGTTCGGTCGACAGTCAATGCCTTCAG CGAAGGGTCTGTGATCGCCTACTACATCTCGGAGTTCGACGTGCCAGCAAATCAGGAGGCAGCAGTGGACTCTGCCCTGGCAGAGATCGGCAAGAAGATGGTCCGCAGCCAGAGGAAGCTCCAGCCGCAGCAGCTGAGAGTGGACGAGGTGGTGACTCTGC CTATGGATCCGCGAATGGCTCGTAACT aTAAGTGCAGCTATAACCTCCACGCCAAGCCAGGTGTGATTGGCAGCCTGAGTTCTCCAGGGTTTCCCAACAGTCCTTACCCAGCGGATACCCACTGCCTGTGGAGGCTGCGGGCCGACCCAGGCTACGTGCTCAAGCTGAACTTCATCACCTTCAGCCTGGAGGACGACTGCAGCAAAGACTTTGCCCGTGTGTACGACTCGCTGGGGCCCCTGGAGACACGCGTGCTGGCAGA GAAGTGTGGGACTTTCTCCCCCTCGCAGCCCCTGGTCTTGGTCTCATCTGGGAACGTCATGCTCCTGGCACTGGTCACAGATGACAACAAGAATTTCCCGGGATTCAAAGCGGAGTACAGCCAGATTCCCAAGGACAGCAGCG CCTGCGGCGGTCAGCTCACTGGGAGCAGCGGCACGTTCAACTCCCCCAACTACCCAGCGTTCTACTCCCCAAGGATGAACTGCACCTGGAAAATACAGGTAAGCGGG TTGCAGAAGTCCAGCAGTAAGGAGGGAGGACCGAAGACACCAGGAGGGGGTGCCGGTGAGCTGGCTGAACCCGGGTCTCTACAGAGCAGCGTATTGTCCCAGCCTGCCACCCCCAAATCACCCACACCCCCCTGCGCCTCCACCCCCAGCAAGACTACAGCCAGCATAGGGGCAGAGCCATCCAAGACTAGCCAGAG TGTGCTGCTGGTCTCGCCCTCCTCGATGCCCCAACTCAGCTCTGTCCTCTGCACCAGTCAGCCCTCCCCTCTGCCCCCCCATCAGCAGCTCCCCCACCAGGCTGGGATGCAGCCTGCAGCCCGGGTGATGGCACACTCCGTCACCAGCACTCTGCCGCAGGTGAGGGTGGTCACTGCGCAGGCTGGTCTCGCCACCTCAGCCGGCAGCCAGCAGGCCTCGCTGGTTCACCAAGGACATCAGCAGATCAGAGTGCCAGTCACGGTGGCACACAGCAAGGGCATCACACAG ACGATGGTGACTCTGCCCTTGCGCACTCAGTCTGCCGGGAGCCCGGTGCAGGTTCAGGCCTCTCGGACGCAGACGAGCATCACGGTGACTGGCCTGGCGTCGGCAGTGACCGTCACCAAATCCTCTCTGAGCTCCCCTGGCAGCCCGGCACACACCTCTACACCTAGCACCGTCCTGCAGAGCATCGCGGGGCAGAACATCATCAAACAGGT tCGGATCACAGGCCAGCTGGGCATGAAGTCCCAGGCAGGAGCCGGCATCCCTCTGACCGCCACGAACCTGCGTATCCAGGGCAAGGACGTGCTGCGGCTGCCCCCTTCCTCCATCACCACGGACTCCACGGGGCAGACGGTGCTCCGCATCACTCCGGACATGATGGCCACGCTCACCAAGTCCCCCGTCACGACGGTCAAGCTGACGCCGGACATGCTGAGCGCCTCCTCGGGGGGCAGGCCTCTGTCTGCCACTCTGCACGTGACATCGTCCTCCTCCGCGGCAGACACGGTCTCCGCCATCAAGGCAGCCTGCAGCTCCGCTGGCGGGGGTGCCACCAGCCTGGTCAAATCGGAAGCCGCCTCAATCCGCCTGATGCCGGCGCTGGCTGTCACCATGGCCGACCAGAAAGGCAAGACCGTCACCGCCTCTACCGACAGCAAGCCGGCCACCACCATCCGCATCATGCCAGGCCTGGGGGTCATCCCTCAGAAACCGGGCCAGACCATCACCGTGGCGACGGCTGGCGGCAAGCAGGTGCCAGCGTCGTCGTCGGGGGCCCCCGTTTCTGGGGCGGCCACGGTAACCATAGCGACCGGCCACAAGGGGGGCACTAGCACGCCCTTCTCGCTGGGGGCGGGAACGGCCACGATGAGGCAGGTGCCGGTGAGCGCCACGGTGGTGTCCACCACACAGCAG GGGAAGCTGCCTGCTCGCATCactgtgcctctgtctgtgctCAGCCAGCCTCTGAAAGGGAAGAGCATGGTGACAGCACCCTTACTCAAGGGCAACATCGGGACCAA TATCAGCAGCCTGGGCAGGAACATCATTCTGACCACGATGCCAGCAGGAACCAAGCTGATCGCCGGGAACAAACCGGTCAGCTTTGTTACGGCACAGCAActccagcagctgcagcagcagggcCAGGCCACGCAG GTTCGAATCCAGACTGTCCAAACCCAGCATCTGCAGCAGAGAACGGCCTCGGGCTCCCCCAAACCGGTCTCCACGGTTGTCGTGACGACAGCACCCTCCCCAAAACGGACTCCGGACCCCCAGTAg